The following proteins come from a genomic window of Manduca sexta isolate Smith_Timp_Sample1 chromosome 6, JHU_Msex_v1.0, whole genome shotgun sequence:
- the LOC115440506 gene encoding uncharacterized protein LOC115440506, with protein sequence MQKTLCLVLSLSICYLAESAPPSLGSLEFDKLDTDLSDLRYEVEEEDLDDFSKILDEADVIGKKAEKATKEAKTSLKTSGFKKKNATNVGLKGKYDIGDLKKFFNIAGVDDKGAYDDDKIYALAQAGFGEAVGIKGDEQRKYRKGTKTRGFHKVHHKDEYEKDKLFYEDDETKGSIDKVGAKATGVKLAAGAGFNKGHFHHDRQKGIYGKQGYLDKGFLDKQFNGFSDAQGFDGEFKTDS encoded by the coding sequence ATGCAAAAAACACTGTGTCTCGTGTTGTCATTGAGTATTTGTTATTTGGCTGAGTCAGCGCCGCCGAGCCTCGGTTCTTTAGAATTCGACAAACTCGATACTGACCTCTCCGATCTGCGTTATGAAGTTGAGGAAGAAGATTTGGATGATTTCTCGAAGATTCTCGATGAAGCAGACGTTATAGGAAAGAAAGCAGAAAAGGCTACCAAGGAAGCGAAGACCAGCCTCAAAACATCCGGCTTTAAAAAGAAGAATGCGACTAACGTGGGACTGAAAGGCAAATACGATATTGGTgatttgaaaaagtttttcaacaTTGCTGGTGTAGACGACAAAGGAGCCTATGATGATGACAAGATATATGCGCTAGCTCAAGCTGGATTTGGCGAAGCTGTTGGAATAAAAGGAGACGAACAGAGAAAATACAGAAAAGGAACGAAAACCAGAGGGTTCCATAAAGTGCATCATAAAGACGAATATGagaaagataaattattttacgaagaTGACGAAACGAAGGGAAGTATTGACAAAGTTGGCGCGAAAGCTACAGGTGTGAAATTGGCTGCTGGTGCTGGTTTTAATAAAGGACATTTTCATCACGATCGTCAGAAAGGAATCTATGGGAAACAAGGATATTTGGACAAAGGATTTTTAGATAAACAGTTTAATGGATTTTCAGACGCGCAAGGTTTTGACGGGGAATTTAAGACAGATAGTTGA